The Mangifera indica cultivar Alphonso chromosome 8, CATAS_Mindica_2.1, whole genome shotgun sequence genome has a window encoding:
- the LOC123224104 gene encoding urea-proton symporter DUR3-like isoform X2: MGSQCPPFSFSGKYYHVSEDGEGCVRQSSFFQGKTVLNQGVGYSVILGFGAFFAVFTSFLVWLEKRYVGSRHTSEWFNTAGRNVKTGLIASVIVSQWTWAATILQSSNVAWQYGVSGPFWYASGATIQVLLFGIMAIEIKRKAPHAHTVCEIVKARWGTAAHFVFLAFCFLTNIIVTAMLLLGGSAVVNALTGVNIYAASFLIPLGVIVYTLAGGLKATFLASYIHSVIVHVVLVIFVYLVYTASSELGSPSVVYNRLVEVASKSRICKEPFSHDGQSCGPVNGNYKGSYLTMLSSGGLVFGIINIVGNFGTVFVDNGYWVSAIAARPSSTHKGYLLGGLVWFAVPFSLATSLGLGALALDLPLTASEAGHGLVPPATATALMGKAGSILLLTMLFMAVTSAGSSELIAVSSLCTYDIYRTYINPEASGKKILKVSRAIVLGFGCFMGLLAVILNKAGVSLGWMYLAMGVLIGSAVLPIAFMLLWRKANAIGAIVGTISGCVLGIVTWLSVTAIEYGRINLDTTGRNAPMLAGNLVSILTGGAVHAVCSFLWPQNYDWDTTKQITVVEKEKSELPEEEFNEGKLIKAKLWIVKWGVGFTIVIVILWPILSLPAGKFSLGYFTFWAAVAIAWGTIGSAVIIALPLIESWETIQSVCLGMFTNDRLMEKVEEMNLKLDTIMLAVPEAEKIYLLQREKAKNKDSTQKQA, from the exons ATGGGTTCACAGTGTCCACCTTTTAGTTTCTCGGGAAAATATTACCATGTTTCTGAAGATGGAGAAGGATGTGTGAGACAGAGCAGTTTCTTCCAGGGAAAAACTGTGTTGAATCAGGGCGTTGGCTACTCTGTTATTCTGGGTTTTGGCGCCTTCTTTGCGGTCTTCACCTCCTTCCTG GTTTGGCTGGAGAAGCGATATGTTGGGTCTCGCCACACATCTGAATGGTTTAACACTGCAGGCAGGAATGTTAAAACTGGGCTAATTGCCAGTGTGATTGTATCCCAG TGGACTTGGGCTGCCACAATTTTGCAAAGTTCCAATGTTGCTTGGCAGTATGGAGTGAGTGGACCCTTCTGGTATGCAAGTGGAGCCACCATCCAG GTACTTTTGTTTGGTATAATGGCCATAGAGATTAAAAGAAAGGCTCCCCATGCCCATACTGTTTGTGAAATTGTCAAAGCCCG TTGGGGAACTGCTGCACATTTCGTTTTTCTTGCTTTCTGCTTCTTGACAAATATCATAGTGACGGCTATGTTGCTCCTTGGTGGTTCGGCTGTTGTTAATGCTCTTACTGGAGTAAACATTTATGCTGCTAGCTTTCTGATACCACTTGGAGTCATTGTCTACACTCTAGCAGGAGGACTTAAAGCGACCTTCTTGGCAAGCTATATTCACTCTGTTATTG TGCATGTTGTATTAGTCATATTTGTGTACCTAGTTTACACAGCAAGCAGTGAGCTTGGCAGTCCTAGTGTGGTATACAACCGTCTAGTGGAGGTAGCAAGCAAGTCAAGAATATGTAAAGAGCCATTTTCCCACGATGGGCAATCCTGTGGCCCTGTTAATGGTAATTACAAGGGGTCTTACTTAACAATGTTGAGTTCTGGAGGGCTTGTGTTTGGAATCATAAATATTGTTGGCAACTTTGGCACTGTTTTTGTTGATAAT GGATATTGGGTGAGTGCTATTGCTGCAAGGCCTTCATCAACACACAAGGGATACTTGTTGGGTGGACTAGTGTGGTTTGCAGTGCCATTCTCTTTGGCAACATCACTTGGTCTGGGAGCTCTTGCACTTGATTTACCACTAACAGCAAGTGAGGCAGGCCACGGACTTGTTCCTCCTGCTACTGCTACTGCTTTGATGGGAAAAGCTGGATCAATTCTCCTTCTTACTATGCTTTTCAT GGCAGTGACATCTGCTGGCTCCTCTGAGCTAATTGCAGTTTCCTCATTATGCACATATGATATCTACCGTACATACATAAATCCGGAAGCAAGTGGAAAAAAGATTCTCAAAGTTTCAAGGGCTATTGTATTAGGCTTTGGTTGTTTCATGGGATTGTTAGCGGTAATTTTGAACAAAGCCGGAGTTTCATTGGGTTGGATGTATCTCGCCATGGGAGTGCTAATCGGTTCAGCCGTTCTCCCAATAGCTTTTATGCTTCTATGGAGGAAGGCGAATGCAATCGGAGCCATTGTTGGAACAATCAGTGGTTGTGTTCTTGGCATTGTAACTTGGTTATCAGTCACAGCCATTGAATATGGCAGAATAAACCTTGACACTACTGGTAGAAATGCCCCAATGCTTGCTGGAAACCTTGTTTCCATACTCACTGGAGGAGCTGTTCATGCTGTGTGTAGTTTTTTGTGGCCTCAAAATTATGACTGGGATACCACAAAGCAGATCACAGtggttgaaaaagaaaagagtgagCTACCAGAAGAAGAGTTCAATGAGGGAAAActaataaaagcaaaattatggATAGTGAAGTGGGGTGTTGGTTTCACTATTGTGATTGTCATATTGTGGCCTATTCTCTCTCTTCCAGCAG GGAAATTCAGTTTGGGATACTTCAC ATTCTGGGCTGCGGTGGCCATAGCCTGGGGCACAATTGGATCAGCAGTGATTATAGCTTTACCACTAATTGAAAGCTGGGAAACCATCCAAAGTGTTTGCCTCGGCATGTTCACAAATGATAGGCTAAtggaaaaagttgaagaaatgaATCTCAAACTTGACACCATCATGCTAGCAGTTCCTGAAGCCGAGAAAATTTACTTGCTTCAGAGAGAGAAGGCAAAAAACAAAGATTCAACACAAAAACAAGCTTAA
- the LOC123224104 gene encoding urea-proton symporter DUR3-like isoform X1: MGSQCPPFSFSGKYYHVSEDGEGCVRQSSFFQGKTVLNQGVGYSVILGFGAFFAVFTSFLVWLEKRYVGSRHTSEWFNTAGRNVKTGLIASVIVSQWTWAATILQSSNVAWQYGVSGPFWYASGATIQVLLFGIMAIEIKRKAPHAHTVCEIVKARWGTAAHFVFLAFCFLTNIIVTAMLLLGGSAVVNALTGVNIYAASFLIPLGVIVYTLAGGLKATFLASYIHSVIVHVVLVIFVYLVYTASSELGSPSVVYNRLVEVASKSRICKEPFSHDGQSCGPVNGNYKGSYLTMLSSGGLVFGIINIVGNFGTVFVDNGYWVSAIAARPSSTHKGYLLGGLVWFAVPFSLATSLGLGALALDLPLTASEAGHGLVPPATATALMGKAGSILLLTMLFMAVTSAGSSELIAVSSLCTYDIYRTYINPEASGKKILKVSRAIVLGFGCFMGLLAVILNKAGVSLGWMYLAMGVLIGSAVLPIAFMLLWRKANAIGAIVGTISGCVLGIVTWLSVTAIEYGRINLDTTGRNAPMLAGNLVSILTGGAVHAVCSFLWPQNYDWDTTKQITVVEKEKSELPEEEFNEGKLIKAKLWIVKWGVGFTIVIVILWPILSLPAGKFSLGYFTFWAAVAIAWGTIGSAVIIALPLIESWETIQSVCLGMFTNDRLMEKVEEMNLKLDTIMLAVPEAEKIYLLQKEKAKNKDSTQKQA, translated from the exons ATGGGTTCACAGTGTCCACCTTTTAGTTTCTCGGGAAAATATTACCATGTTTCTGAAGATGGAGAAGGATGTGTGAGACAGAGCAGTTTCTTCCAGGGAAAAACTGTGTTGAATCAGGGCGTTGGCTACTCTGTTATTCTGGGTTTTGGCGCCTTCTTTGCGGTCTTCACCTCCTTCCTG GTTTGGCTGGAGAAGCGATATGTTGGGTCTCGCCACACATCTGAATGGTTTAACACTGCAGGCAGGAATGTTAAAACTGGGCTAATTGCCAGTGTGATTGTATCCCAG TGGACTTGGGCTGCCACAATTTTGCAAAGTTCCAATGTTGCTTGGCAGTATGGAGTGAGTGGACCCTTCTGGTATGCAAGTGGAGCCACCATCCAG GTACTTTTGTTTGGTATAATGGCCATAGAGATTAAAAGAAAGGCTCCCCATGCCCATACTGTTTGTGAAATTGTCAAAGCCCG TTGGGGAACTGCTGCACATTTCGTTTTTCTTGCTTTCTGCTTCTTGACAAATATCATAGTGACGGCTATGTTGCTCCTTGGTGGTTCGGCTGTTGTTAATGCTCTTACTGGAGTAAACATTTATGCTGCTAGCTTTCTGATACCACTTGGAGTCATTGTCTACACTCTAGCAGGAGGACTTAAAGCGACCTTCTTGGCAAGCTATATTCACTCTGTTATTG TGCATGTTGTATTAGTCATATTTGTGTACCTAGTTTACACAGCAAGCAGTGAGCTTGGCAGTCCTAGTGTGGTATACAACCGTCTAGTGGAGGTAGCAAGCAAGTCAAGAATATGTAAAGAGCCATTTTCCCACGATGGGCAATCCTGTGGCCCTGTTAATGGTAATTACAAGGGGTCTTACTTAACAATGTTGAGTTCTGGAGGGCTTGTGTTTGGAATCATAAATATTGTTGGCAACTTTGGCACTGTTTTTGTTGATAAT GGATATTGGGTGAGTGCTATTGCTGCAAGGCCTTCATCAACACACAAGGGATACTTGTTGGGTGGACTAGTGTGGTTTGCAGTGCCATTCTCTTTGGCAACATCACTTGGTCTGGGAGCTCTTGCACTTGATTTACCACTAACAGCAAGTGAGGCAGGCCACGGACTTGTTCCTCCTGCTACTGCTACTGCTTTGATGGGAAAAGCTGGATCAATTCTCCTTCTTACTATGCTTTTCAT GGCAGTGACATCTGCTGGCTCCTCTGAGCTAATTGCAGTTTCCTCATTATGCACATATGATATCTACCGTACATACATAAATCCGGAAGCAAGTGGAAAAAAGATTCTCAAAGTTTCAAGGGCTATTGTATTAGGCTTTGGTTGTTTCATGGGATTGTTAGCGGTAATTTTGAACAAAGCCGGAGTTTCATTGGGTTGGATGTATCTCGCCATGGGAGTGCTAATCGGTTCAGCCGTTCTCCCAATAGCTTTTATGCTTCTATGGAGGAAGGCGAATGCAATCGGAGCCATTGTTGGAACAATCAGTGGTTGTGTTCTTGGCATTGTAACTTGGTTATCAGTCACAGCCATTGAATATGGCAGAATAAACCTTGACACTACTGGTAGAAATGCCCCAATGCTTGCTGGAAACCTTGTTTCCATACTCACTGGAGGAGCTGTTCATGCTGTGTGTAGTTTTTTGTGGCCTCAAAATTATGACTGGGATACCACAAAGCAGATCACAGtggttgaaaaagaaaagagtgagCTACCAGAAGAAGAGTTCAATGAGGGAAAActaataaaagcaaaattatggATAGTGAAGTGGGGTGTTGGTTTCACTATTGTGATTGTCATATTGTGGCCTATTCTCTCTCTTCCAGCAG GGAAATTCAGTTTGGGATACTTCACATTCTGGGCTGCTGTGGCCATAGCCTGGGGCACAATTGGATCAGCAGTGATTATAGCTTTACCACTGATTGAAAGCTGGGAAACCATCCAAAGTGTTTGCCTTGGCATGTTCACAAATGATAGGCTAAtggaaaaagttgaagaaatgaATCTCAAACTTGACACCATCATGCTAGCAGTCCCTGAAGCGGAGAAAATTTACTTGCTTCAAAAAGAGAAGGCAAAAAACAAAGATTCAACACAAAAACAAGCTTAA
- the LOC123224105 gene encoding urea-proton symporter DUR3-like has product MVSQCPPFSFSGKYYHVSEDGEGCVRQSSFFQGKTVLNQGVGYSVILGFGAFFAVFTSFLVWLEKRYLGSRHTSEWFNTAGRNVKTGLIASVIVSQWTWAATILQSSNVAWEYGVSGPFWYASGATIQVLLFGIMAIEIKRKAPHAHTVCEIVKARWGTAAHFVFLGFCLLTNIIVTALLLLGGSAVVNALTGVNIYAASFLIPLGVIVYTLAGGLKATFLASYIHSVIVHVVLVIFVYLVYTASNELGNPSVVYNRLVEVASKSRICKEPFSHDGQSCGPVNGNYKGSYLTMLSSGGLVFGIINIVGGFGTISIDNGYWVSAIAARPSSTHKGYLLGGLVWFAVPFSLATSLGLGALALDLPLTASEAGHGLVPPATATALMGKAGSILLLIMLFMAVTSAGSSELIAVSSLCTYDIYRTYINPEASGKKILKVSRAIVLGFGCFMGLLAVILNKAGVSLGWMYLAMGVLIGSAVLPIAFMLLWRKANAIGAIVGTISGCVLGIVTWLSVTAIEYGRINLDTTGRNAPMLAGNLVSILTGGAVHAVCSFLWPQNYDWDTTKQITVVEKEKSELPEEEFNEEKLIKAKLWIVKWGVGFTIVIVILWPILSLPAGKFSLGYFTFWAVVAIAWGTIGSAVIIALPLIESWETIQSVCLGMFTNDRLMEKVEEMNLKLDTIMLAVPEAEKIYLLQKEKAKNKDSTQKQA; this is encoded by the exons ATGGTTTCACAGTGCCCGCCTTTTAGTTTTTCGGGAAAATATTACCATGTTTCTGAAGATGGAGAAGGATGTGTGAGACAAAGCAGTTTCTTCCAGGGAAAAACTGTGTTGAATCAGGGCGTTGGCTACTCTGTTATTCTTGGTTTTGGCGCCTTCTTTGCGGTCTTCACCTCTTTTCTG GTTTGGCTGGAGAAGCGATATCTTGGGTCTCGCCACACATCCGAATGGTTTAACACTGCAGGCAGGAATGTTAAAACTGGGCTAATTGCCAGTGTCATTGTATCCCAG TGGACTTGGGCTGCCACAATTTTGCAAAGTTCAAATGTTGCTTGGGAGTATGGAGTGAGTGGACCCTTCTGGTATGCAAGTGGAGCCACCATCCAG GTACTTTTGTTTGGTATAATGGCCATAGAGATTAAAAGAAAGGCTCCCCATGCCCATACTGTTTGTGAAATTGTCAAAGCCCG TTGGGGCACTGCTGCACATTTCGTTTTTCTTGGTTTCTGCCTCTTGACAAATATCATAGTGACGGCTTTGTTGCTCCTTGGTGGTTCGGCTGTTGTAAATGCTCTTACTGGAGTAAACATTTATGCTGCTAGCTTTCTAATACCACTTGGAGTCATTGTCTACACTCTAGCAGGAGGACTTAAAGCGACCTTCTTGGCAAGCTATATTCACTCTGTTATTG TGCATGTCGTATTAGTCATCTTTGTATACCTTGTTTACACGGCGAGCAATGAGCTTGGCAATCCCAGTGTAGTATACAACCGTCTGGTGGAGGTCGCAAGTAAGTCAAGAATATGTAAAGAGCCATTTTCCCATGATGGGCAATCCTGTGGCCCTGTTAACGGTAATTACAAAGGCTCTTACTTAACAATGTTGAGTTCTGGAGGCCTGGTGTTTGGAATCATAAACATCGTTGGCGGCTTTGGCACTATTTCAATTGATAAT GGATATTGGGTGAGTGCAATTGCCGCGAGGCCTTCATCAACACACAAGGGATACTTGTTAGGTGGACTAGTGTGGTTTGCAGTGCCATTCTCTTTGGCAACATCACTTGGTCTGGGAGCTCTTGCACTTGATTTACCACTAACAGCAAGTGAGGCAGGCCATGGACTTGTTCCTCCTGCTACTGCTACTGCTTTGATGGGAAAAGCCGGATCAATTCTCCTTCTTATTATGCTTTTCAT GGCAGTGACATCTGCTGGCTCCTCTGAGCTAATTGCAGTTTCCTCATTATGTACATATGATATCTACCGTACTTACATAAATCCAGAAGCAAGTGGGAAAAAGATTCTCAAAGTTTCAAGGGCAATTGTATTAGGCTTTGGTTGTTTCATGGGATTGTTAGCAGTAATTCTGAACAAGGCTGGAGTTTCATTGGGTTGGATGTATCTGGCCATGGGAGTGCTAATCGGTTCAGCCGTTCTCCCAATAGCTTTTATGCTTCTATGGAGGAAGGCGAATGCAATCGGAGCCATTGTTGGAACAATCAGTGGTTGTGTTCTTGGCATTGTAACTTGGTTATCAGTCACAGCCATTGAATATGGCAGAATAAACCTTGACACTACTGGTAGAAATGCCCCAATGCTTGCTGGAAACCTTGTTTCCATACTCACTGGAGGAGCTGTTCATGCTGTGTGTAGTTTTTTGTGGCCTCAAAATTATGACTGGGATACCACAAAGCAGATCACAGtggttgaaaaagaaaagagtgagCTACCAGAAGAAGAGTTCAATGAGGAAAAActaataaaagcaaaattatggATAGTGAAGTGGGGTGTTGGTTTCACTATTGTGATTGTCATATTGTGGCCTATTCTCTCTCTTCCAGCAG GGAAATTCAGTTTGGGATACTTCACATTCTGGGCTGTGGTCGCCATAGCCTGGGGCACAATTGGATCAGCAGTGATTATAGCTTTACCACTAATTGAAAGCTGGGAAACCATCCAAAGTGTTTGCCTTGGCATGTTCACAAATGATAGGCTAAtggaaaaagttgaagaaatgaATCTCAAACTTGACACCATCATGCTAGCAGTCCCTGAAGCGGAGAAAATTTACTTGCTTCAAAAAGAGAAGGCAAAAAACAAAGATTCAACACAAAAACAAGCTTAA